From a region of the Sminthopsis crassicaudata isolate SCR6 chromosome 6, ASM4859323v1, whole genome shotgun sequence genome:
- the LGALS12 gene encoding galectin-12, with protein MWRGEGGLDPLPDSFILQPPIFYPIIPYVTTIFGGLHAGKMVMVQGMVPPDAQRFQIDFQCGCSQQPRPDIAIHFNPRFYTNKPHVICNTLHWGQWQREARWPELALGRGDAFRILFLFGNEDVKVSVNGRHFLHYPYRLPLSRVDTLGIYGHIFVEAVGFLNSNPFVEGGTEYPDGHPFLLKSSRLAVPCTWPLPRGLWPGQVIVVRGLICPSPQEFTLSLQDDSSHPAMKLEVCFRKRTLAWISRWGRKEPVSAPFLFHPRRFFEVLLLCRGNGLMLALNGNAVGAASLGQQTLGRLRELRISGSVELYCVHC; from the exons ATAATCCCCTATGTCACAACAATTTTTGGTGGCCTTCACGCTGGGAAGATGGTCATGGTCCAGGGCATGGTCCCACCTGATGCTCAGAG GTTCCAGATCGACTTCCAGTGTGGCTGTAGCCAGCAGCCCCGGCCAGACATCGCCATCCACTTTAACCCTCGATTCTACACCAATAAGCCCCATGTCATCTGCAACACCCTGCACTGGGGGCAATGGCAGCGGGAGGCTCGCTGGCCGGAGCTGGCCCTGGGCAGAGGGGATGCTTTCCGGATCCTCTTCCTCTTTGGAAATGAGGATGTAAAG GTGAGCGTGAATGGCCGACACTTCCTCCACTATCCCTACCGGCTCCCGCTGTCACGAGTGGACACTCTGGGCATTTATGGCCACATTTTTGTGGAAGCGGTCGGATTCCTGAATAGCAAT CCCTTTGTGGAGGGTGGAACGGAGTACCCCGACGGACAT CCTTTTTTACTGAAAAGCTCCAGATTG GCAGTTCCCTGCACTTGGCCTCTTCCCAGGGGTCTGTGGCCAGGACAGGTCATCGTGGTTCGAGGTCTCATCTGCCCCAGCCCTCAGGA ATTCACCCTGAGCCTCCAGGATGATTCCAGCCACCCCGCCATGAAGCTCGAGGTTTGCTTCAGAAAGAGAACATTGGCTTGGATCTCCCGGTGGGGCCGCAAGGAGCCCGTCTCGGCCCCTTTTCTCTTTCACCCTCGGCGCTTCTTTGAG GTCCTGCTCTTGTGCAGGGGCAATGGCCTCATGCTGGCCCTGAATGGGAATGCAGTGGGGGCAGCCAGCCTGGGACAGCAGACTTTGGGGCGCCTCCGGGAGCTTCGGATCAGCGGCAGTGTGGAGCTGTACTGTGTCCACTGCTAG